From the Solanum lycopersicum chromosome 10, SLM_r2.1 genome, one window contains:
- the LOC101245103 gene encoding pre-mRNA-splicing factor syf2, whose amino-acid sequence MTDDRRVHPDCRNASNPYHECSEYCFKLIAEIKKQMSKAETGVLQANTVDVHPSSVVSSDGGEGAPDERDVVGSHSDADDQADGEDNMGQDAANLTGRKKKLFELRLKMNEARKANQSAMVAEKKKTEAPPESRGMSKQKWIEERKKKIGKLLDANGLDMSKAYMLDTQESAEVKYKKWEKEPAPAGWDVFNQKTLYDAYKKRTKNVAVDVDEYNRMKEADPEFYREASSLQYGKAPKLSDDKIERMVKELKDRDEKRQSFSRRRKFHEEKDIDSINDRNEHFNKKIERAFGKYTLEIKNNLERGTALPD is encoded by the exons ATGACTGACGATAGAAGAGTTCACCCAGATTGTAGGAATGCTTCGAACCCTTATCATGAATGCAGCGAATATTGCTTCAAGTTAATAGCGGAAATAAAGAAGCAAATGAGCAAAGCTGAAACag GTGTATTGCAAGCTAATACTGTTGATGTTCATCCCTCCTCTGTTGTGAGTTCCGATGGGGGTGAAGGTGCACCTGATGAAAGGGATGTTGTTGGAAGTCACAGTGATGCAGATGATCAAGCTGATGGAGAGGATAATATGGGACAAGATGCCGCGAATCTCACAGGGAGGAAGAAGAAGTTATTTGAATTGAGGTTAAAAATG AATGAGGCAAGAAAAGCTAATCAATCTGCAATGGTAgcagagaagaaaaaaacagaaGCTCCACCAGAGTCTAGGGGAATGTCCAAGCAAAAATGGATTGAGGAGAGGAAGAAGAAAATTGGAAAGTTGTTGGATGCCAATGGGTTAGATATGAGCAAGGCATATATGCTAGATACACAAGAGTCTGCAGAGGTTAAGTACAAGAAGTGGGAGAAGGAGCCTGCTCCAGCTGGTTGGGATG tttTTAATCAGAAGACGCTATACGATGCATACAAGAAGCGGACAAAGAATGTTGCTGTTGATGTAGATGAGTACAATAGAATGAAGGAAGCTGACCCAGAATTTTATCGAGAAGCTTCTAGTCTCCAGTATGGGAAG GCACCAAAATTATCAGACGACAAGATAGAGAGGATGGTGAAGGAGCTCAAGGACAGGGATGAGAAGCGCCAATCATTTAGTCGGAGGAGAAAGTTCCATGAAGAGAAAGACATTGACTCTATTAATGATCGTAACGAGCACTTCAATAAAAAGATTGAACGTGCATTTGGAAAATACACCTTGGAGATCAAGAATAACCTCGAGAGAGGAACTGCATTACCTGATTGA
- the LOC101245103 gene encoding pre-mRNA-splicing factor syf2 isoform X1 codes for MLCRLSMTGVLQANTVDVHPSSVVSSDGGEGAPDERDVVGSHSDADDQADGEDNMGQDAANLTGRKKKLFELRLKMNEARKANQSAMVAEKKKTEAPPESRGMSKQKWIEERKKKIGKLLDANGLDMSKAYMLDTQESAEVKYKKWEKEPAPAGWDVFNQKTLYDAYKKRTKNVAVDVDEYNRMKEADPEFYREASSLQYGKAPKLSDDKIERMVKELKDRDEKRQSFSRRRKFHEEKDIDSINDRNEHFNKKIERAFGKYTLEIKNNLERGTALPD; via the exons ATGCTGTGCAGATTATCTATGACAG GTGTATTGCAAGCTAATACTGTTGATGTTCATCCCTCCTCTGTTGTGAGTTCCGATGGGGGTGAAGGTGCACCTGATGAAAGGGATGTTGTTGGAAGTCACAGTGATGCAGATGATCAAGCTGATGGAGAGGATAATATGGGACAAGATGCCGCGAATCTCACAGGGAGGAAGAAGAAGTTATTTGAATTGAGGTTAAAAATG AATGAGGCAAGAAAAGCTAATCAATCTGCAATGGTAgcagagaagaaaaaaacagaaGCTCCACCAGAGTCTAGGGGAATGTCCAAGCAAAAATGGATTGAGGAGAGGAAGAAGAAAATTGGAAAGTTGTTGGATGCCAATGGGTTAGATATGAGCAAGGCATATATGCTAGATACACAAGAGTCTGCAGAGGTTAAGTACAAGAAGTGGGAGAAGGAGCCTGCTCCAGCTGGTTGGGATG tttTTAATCAGAAGACGCTATACGATGCATACAAGAAGCGGACAAAGAATGTTGCTGTTGATGTAGATGAGTACAATAGAATGAAGGAAGCTGACCCAGAATTTTATCGAGAAGCTTCTAGTCTCCAGTATGGGAAG GCACCAAAATTATCAGACGACAAGATAGAGAGGATGGTGAAGGAGCTCAAGGACAGGGATGAGAAGCGCCAATCATTTAGTCGGAGGAGAAAGTTCCATGAAGAGAAAGACATTGACTCTATTAATGATCGTAACGAGCACTTCAATAAAAAGATTGAACGTGCATTTGGAAAATACACCTTGGAGATCAAGAATAACCTCGAGAGAGGAACTGCATTACCTGATTGA
- the LOC101245103 gene encoding pre-mRNA-splicing factor syf2 isoform X2, with amino-acid sequence MVGGVLQANTVDVHPSSVVSSDGGEGAPDERDVVGSHSDADDQADGEDNMGQDAANLTGRKKKLFELRLKMNEARKANQSAMVAEKKKTEAPPESRGMSKQKWIEERKKKIGKLLDANGLDMSKAYMLDTQESAEVKYKKWEKEPAPAGWDVFNQKTLYDAYKKRTKNVAVDVDEYNRMKEADPEFYREASSLQYGKAPKLSDDKIERMVKELKDRDEKRQSFSRRRKFHEEKDIDSINDRNEHFNKKIERAFGKYTLEIKNNLERGTALPD; translated from the exons ATGGTAGGAG GTGTATTGCAAGCTAATACTGTTGATGTTCATCCCTCCTCTGTTGTGAGTTCCGATGGGGGTGAAGGTGCACCTGATGAAAGGGATGTTGTTGGAAGTCACAGTGATGCAGATGATCAAGCTGATGGAGAGGATAATATGGGACAAGATGCCGCGAATCTCACAGGGAGGAAGAAGAAGTTATTTGAATTGAGGTTAAAAATG AATGAGGCAAGAAAAGCTAATCAATCTGCAATGGTAgcagagaagaaaaaaacagaaGCTCCACCAGAGTCTAGGGGAATGTCCAAGCAAAAATGGATTGAGGAGAGGAAGAAGAAAATTGGAAAGTTGTTGGATGCCAATGGGTTAGATATGAGCAAGGCATATATGCTAGATACACAAGAGTCTGCAGAGGTTAAGTACAAGAAGTGGGAGAAGGAGCCTGCTCCAGCTGGTTGGGATG tttTTAATCAGAAGACGCTATACGATGCATACAAGAAGCGGACAAAGAATGTTGCTGTTGATGTAGATGAGTACAATAGAATGAAGGAAGCTGACCCAGAATTTTATCGAGAAGCTTCTAGTCTCCAGTATGGGAAG GCACCAAAATTATCAGACGACAAGATAGAGAGGATGGTGAAGGAGCTCAAGGACAGGGATGAGAAGCGCCAATCATTTAGTCGGAGGAGAAAGTTCCATGAAGAGAAAGACATTGACTCTATTAATGATCGTAACGAGCACTTCAATAAAAAGATTGAACGTGCATTTGGAAAATACACCTTGGAGATCAAGAATAACCTCGAGAGAGGAACTGCATTACCTGATTGA